One Euphorbia lathyris chromosome 1, ddEupLath1.1, whole genome shotgun sequence DNA segment encodes these proteins:
- the LOC136217596 gene encoding uncharacterized protein — protein sequence MGNQIPALPRPVYIPSLTASLDVIRFLLRQGLCFHGYDESSTSFNKGNFLELLEWYTSKNKYVGKVVGINAPQNNLMTCTSIQKEMTNACAVETTLLVLNDISDKCFTILVDESRDSSMKEKMAVVLRYVNKCGEVIERLLGVVHVKETSSQCLKDSIDALFAKHGLSLSRLRGQGYDGASNIRGKFKGLKTLILRENPHAFYVHCFAYQLQLVIIAVAKGSNKIVGDFFTLVTMIMNTSGASCK from the exons atgggaaacCAAATCCCCGCCCTGCCtcgccccgtttacatccctagttTGACTGCTAGTTTAGATGTGATTAGATTTTTATTGCGACAAG gctTGTGTTTTCATGGATACGATGAGTCTTCAACTTCTTTCAATAAAGGAAACTTTCTTGAGTTGCTTGAATGGTACACCTCAAAAAACAAATATGTTGGAAAGGTTGTTGGAATTAATGCTCCACAAAATAATCTTATGACTTGTACCTCTATTCAAAAGGAAATGACTAATGCATGTGCTGTGGAGACTACACTTCTTGTATTAAATGATATTAGTGATAAGTGTTTCACTATTTTGGTCGATGAATCTCGTGATAGCTCTATGAAAGAAAAAATGGCAGTAGTCCTTAGATATGTCAACAAATGTGGAGAAGTTATTGAACGATTGTTAGGGGTGGTTCATGTCAAAGAGACTTCATCACAATGTTTAAAAGATTCCATTGATGCATTATTTGCCAAGCATGGATTATCTCTGTCTAGATTGAGAGGTCAAGGATATGATGGCGCTTCAAATATACGAGGAAAGTTTAAAGGGTTGAAGACCTTGATTTTAAGAGAAAATCCTCATGCATTTTATGTTCATTGTTTTGCTTATCAGCTTCAATTGGTGATTATTGCAGTCGCCAAAGGATCAAACAAAATTGTTGGTGATTTCTTTACTCTAGTTACTATGATTATGAACACGAGTGGAGCATCTTGTAAATGA